Proteins from a single region of Streptomyces vinaceus:
- a CDS encoding metallopeptidase family protein, whose protein sequence is MTDSPLPPGPPRSAEPPAEPRPRRRDRHGRGMRGPLAPPQVPLSASRAELFGDLVRDSVERLERRFPQLAEVEFVVADVPGPPGGPDAGWNDEAVPLGALSEPDAPGRPARVVVFRRPVEIRTKSRDERALLVHEIVVEQVAELLGLSPETVDPRYGQD, encoded by the coding sequence GTGACCGACAGTCCTCTGCCCCCCGGCCCGCCCCGCTCCGCCGAACCTCCCGCCGAGCCGCGGCCGCGCCGCCGCGACCGGCACGGGCGGGGGATGCGGGGGCCGCTGGCGCCTCCGCAGGTGCCGCTGTCGGCGAGCCGGGCGGAGCTGTTCGGGGATCTCGTACGGGACTCGGTCGAGCGGCTGGAGCGGCGGTTCCCGCAGCTGGCGGAGGTGGAGTTCGTGGTCGCGGACGTCCCCGGCCCGCCGGGCGGTCCGGACGCCGGCTGGAACGACGAGGCGGTGCCGCTGGGGGCGCTGTCGGAACCGGACGCGCCGGGACGGCCCGCGCGGGTCGTGGTGTTCCGGCGGCCGGTGGAGATCCGGACGAAGAGCCGTGACGAGCGGGCCCTGCTGGTGCACGAGATCGTGGTGGAGCAGGTCGCGGAGCTGCTGGGGCTGTCCCCGGAGACCGTGGACCCGCGGTACGGCCAGGACTGA
- a CDS encoding DUF3499 domain-containing protein, with product MSLVRRCSRTACGRPAVATLTYVYADSTAVLGPLATYAEPHCYDLCAEHSERLTAPRGWDVVRLTDGSAPSRPSGDDLEALANAVREAARPHDRAAQAGGTGQGGAGNGTGETRRGHLRVLRSPDS from the coding sequence GTGAGCCTTGTACGTCGCTGTTCGCGCACCGCGTGCGGCCGCCCTGCCGTCGCGACACTGACGTACGTCTACGCCGATTCGACCGCAGTCCTCGGCCCGCTCGCCACCTACGCGGAACCCCACTGCTACGACCTGTGCGCCGAGCACTCCGAGCGCCTGACCGCCCCGCGCGGCTGGGACGTCGTGCGCCTGACGGACGGGTCCGCCCCGTCCCGCCCGAGCGGCGACGACCTCGAAGCCCTCGCCAACGCCGTCCGCGAAGCGGCCCGTCCGCACGACCGGGCCGCCCAGGCGGGCGGCACCGGTCAGGGCGGCGCGGGCAACGGCACCGGTGAGACGCGTCGCGGACACCTGCGCGTCCTGCGTTCGCCCGACTCCTGA